From the genome of Spinacia oleracea cultivar Varoflay chromosome 2, BTI_SOV_V1, whole genome shotgun sequence, one region includes:
- the LOC110805727 gene encoding uncharacterized protein, translated as MFEKVVNVISGGSDICGLTSSATKKINRGESEAVKEGKTEDEMALEKSLAAMSITFDDSDSTNAQQEHHDGLVISLPIGNALIKRILIDNGNSANVLFLEALQEMGLEEKNIVRRSTVLVGFSGESLRTIGEISLPTYAEGVNVMTKFNVVDCPSAYNVILGRPWIHKMKAVSSTYHQSIKFPTKWGVMEVKGQQREAKKCYETALKPSKSSI; from the coding sequence ATGTTCGAAAAAGTGGTAAATGTTATCTCTGGTGGTTCAGATATCTGTGGACTAACTTCTTCTGCAACTAAAAAAATCAACAGGGGCGAATCTGAAGCCGTCAAAGAGGGGAAGACCGAAGACGAAATGGCACTCGAAAAATCATTAGCAGCAATGTCAATCACCTTCGACGACTCAGATTCAACCAACGCACAACAGGAACATCACGACGGGCTAGTCATATCGCTCCCAATAGGCAACGCTCTAATCAAAAGGATATTGATCGACAACGGTAATTCAGCAAACGTACTGTTCTTAGAGGCTCTACAGGAAATGGGACTTGAAGAAAAGAATATAGTCAGAAGGTCGACGGTCTTAGTAGGTTTCAGTGGAGAATCGCTGCGGACAATAGGGGAGATATCGCTGCCCACGTACGCAGAAGGTGTTAATGTGATGACCAAGTTCAACGTCGTCGACTGCCCATCAGCATACAACGTCATCCTAGGACGACCttggatccacaaaatgaaaGCAGTGTCATCAACATACCACCAGTCAATCAAGTTTCCAACCAAATGGGGGGTCATGGAAGTCAAAGGACAACAAAGAGAAGCGAAGAAATGCTACGAAACAGCGCTGAAACCATCAAAGTCATCTATCTAG